The genomic stretch AGGATCCAGTATCCGTACAGCGGATTGTTGGAATAGAAAAAGTTCAAGGGATATCCATTGGACGGCGCCGTCACCGTTGCCCAGTACCAGGTGTCGATAGTCTTGGCGATAATATATGTAAAAATCATCCAGCCTGCAATCTTGGCCAGCATATCAATGGCCTCATCTTTTACCAGTTTTTTGCGGGTAATCGTTTCGGTGATCTTGGTTACCAGGATGGTGAAACACGGCCCGCAGGCTGCGGCCGACCAGGTGAACAGAAAAAAGGTCCAGGGCCAGATGAAAAGATGTTCCCGAAAAGCAAAGGGCCGTCCGTACAAAACGCCGGCAACGCCGCCCAAAGATCCCTGGTGGAAAAAGGAAAGGAACGCACCGGTTGCGGCAAACACCGCCATGATTTCGTGCATGTTGTGACCCAGATGGTGAAAAAACGGCACCCGGTCGATCTGGCGGTTTTCAAGAACCAGCGGGATATATTCGATGGTCAGAACTCCGAAATAGCAGGATAGACAGAAAGCCACTTCCGTCAGCATGGAGTGCACATTGGCATGCCAGAAAATAAACCAACCCCTCAAGGGTTGGCCGACATCGATGCCCAAAATGAGCAAGGCCGAGCTGTAGCAGATAAATCCGATCAAAACCGCATAATTGATGATGCTCTTGAGAACATCCTTGCCGAAAATATATCTGCATAATCCGGTAAAGAAGGCGCCGCCGCCGATGGCGATGACGCCCAGGTCGGCCCAGATCCACAATGCAAATCCATAGTAATCGTTCATATTGGTCTGGTTAAGGCCCTTGAACCAGCACAGCAGCATGGCATAAACGCCCCACAGCAGGACGGCGCCGACTGCCCCGATGAACAGGATAAATTGCCACAACGGGCAACGTTGCACTCCTTTGGGTATTAACGCAGAATCCATTCGCTATGTACTCCTAAAAAATGTCCGGTTACGAATTTCGTTAAATGGTCGATTCGTTTTAACCATTTAACCAATCAACTAATCAACCATTTAACCAATCAACTAATCAACCATTTAACCAATCAACTAATCAACCATTTAACCAATCAACTAATCAACCATTTAACCAATCAACTAATCAACCATTTAACCAATCAACTAATCAACCATTTAACTATTTAACTAATCAACCAATTAACCAATCAACTAATCAACCAATTAACCGTGGTGTACCGCCTTTTCAGTCTTGCCTTGGATCTTAAGATATGTATCACCGGCCTGCCTGATCCACTCCCGGCTTGACAGATAGTAAACTTTGGGGTTGGTACCCAGTCTTTCCAGCAGCCGGAATGCATGGGGGTCCTTTTTCAGTTTATGGACCGCATGCTTGGGGTTGTTCAAGTCGCCGAATACAATGGCTCCGGAGGGGCAGGCCTGGGTGCATGCCGTCTGATATTCATTTTCCGCCAATTCGCGCCGTCCTTCCATATAGGCCCTTTCTTTGGCGAGCTGGTAGCGGTGGTAGCAAAAGCTGCACTTTTCGACGACACCGCGCATGCGGGGTGAAACCTTGGGGTTTAGATATTTTTCCATGCCGTCGGGCCAGACCGGGTCCCACCAGTTGAAATACCGGGCGTGATAGGGGCAGGACGCCATGCAGTAGCGGCATCCAAAGCAGCGGGTGTATATCTGGCTGACAATTCCGGTTTCCGTGCTGTAGTCCGTGGCAATTGCCGGGCAGACCGATACGCAGGGTGAATGACCTTCATGCTGACCTTCACAGTGCATGCAAGGCCTGGGAAGATAGCAAACTTGTATTTCCGGAAACGGTTTGCCGTTGCTCAACTTATAAACACGCATCCAGGTTATGCTAAGCAGTTTATCGGTCTCATCTTCCTTGAAAGGGACATTGTTTTCAGCCATACAAGCCACCATGCAGGAGCCGCATCCTGTACATTTGTCCAGGTCGATGACCATTCCATATTTTTTGGCTTTTTTCATCAGAACCTCATATTGGTTAGCGGTTATCCGTTATCAGTTTTTAGATTAACACGTAACGATTAACCACTAACCAGCAATTTAGCTATTCCCATCTAACCTTCTCGTTGTCGCCATCACAGCTGAAAGGGGTGATGGATAAGGGTATAAACTATGCCCTGCTAAGCTTTGCCATAATCCCCCAAGCCGCATCAAGACCGGAGGCAGGATCTTCTATCGGACCGATGAGTTCATTAAAATTGATGCCCTTGCCGGCCAAAAACTTGTCGTAAGCGGTATGACCCAGTCCTCGCGGCAGAGCGACAATCCCGGGTTTGATGCCGTCAAAAAGATGCACTTTAACTTTTGCTTGGCCCCTGGGCGTGCTTAACAAGGTCGATTGGCCCTCTCGCAGGCCATATTTTCCGGCTGTTTCGGAGTTCAGCTCGACAAAAACGTCTTTGCCTTTAAGGACGGTATCCGCAACCGTCTTGATCGCAAAGGGCGGAGCACCGATAAAACCGCTGGCAAGCTGGATGGAATCATAAGGAATCAGTACAAGCGGATAAGACGTTTCCTCGCCTTCGATCTTTAAGGGCGTGAATCCCGGCATGAAACCGGCAGCCTTGTTTGCAAACTCGAATTTTCTGGAAGCTGTCTCAAACGATGATTCCCAGGCCGGAGCCATGAAATTTTGGTCAAGCCAGAAACCTTTTGCATGCAAGCTCTCCCACTTGTCGCCCAAAGATACTTCAAGGCATGTTTGATAACTGCTCCACGGGAAAGCGTCCGCAATATTTCCGCCCAACGCCTTGGCAATGCAGATAATGACATCACCTAAATGTTTGGTGTTCAACTGGGGTGCTACCACCGGTCTTGCCAGGCTGATCATCGGCTTCTGCAGCCCTGCCGGAGTGGGGATATCTTCGTAGCGTTCCAGGTAAACATGGTTCGGGAGAATAAGATCGGCGTGTCGGGCTGTTTCATCCATGTAGGAAGCAAAACTTACCACAAAGGGAATTTTGTCAAAAGCTTTTTTCACAGCCGTGCTGTCCGGCATGGTATACAGGGGATTGGCGCCTGCTACCAAAAGCGCCTGCAAGGGAGATGTTTCTTTAGAAGCGATGGCCTCGGGCAACCGGTCCAGCAAATAACGGGTATGAGGATACATGTTGCTTCCGGCACCATCCAGGCGCTCGTTCTGCATACCGGCGGCAGCAACGGCATCCATGTTAACTTCCGGCCAATTGATATAGTCGATTTCGGGGACGGCCCAGACTCCGCCCTTTTGGTTGATATTGCCGACCAGGGCGTTTAAGGCATGGACCGCTGTAAATTCATCAAGGCTGCCGGGCAGAGTTCCCCGGCCGCGGCCGCAAATTGCCAAAGGCTTTGCAGCCCGTGCAAAGTCACGGGCCAAACCGACGATATCTTTCTCGTCGATGTCTGTAATCGTTGCCACCTCAGGCGGGCTGTATTTATCAAGCACAAGCTGCTTGAAATCATCAAATCCCGCGGAATGTTTATCGACAAAGTCGGCACGGTATAATGATTCTTGAATAATAACATGGGCAAGTCCCAATGCCAGAGCTCCTTCGGTTCCCGGCTTTATGGGAATCCATCGATCGGATTTGGCAGCGGTATTGGAAAGGCGCGGCTCGACCTGGATAACTTTCCCGCCGTTGCGGCGCCAATTGCTGTTGGCCTTAAACATCCGAACCGGCGACCCCCAGCCGTCGATGATCCCGCTGCCGAAGCTAAGAATAAAGTCGGCATTTTCAAGATCGAACCCCGGAACTGCCTGAACGCCCTGCATCAGGTGCAGGGTAAGCTCATAAGAATCCAGCATCGAGGGGCTCCGCATCATATTCGGCGAACCGTATACGGTCATGAACCTGGCAAGGAGCCCGGGTACGGTTCCGCAATCTGATCCCGTTATCAACCCAACGGTATGGGGTTGGCCGCCGGCCCTTAAGTCGCCAAGCTGCTTTACCACTTCTGATATGGCCTCGTTCCAGGAAATCTTTTGCCAGTGCCCGGAACCCCTCGCACCCGCTCTTTTCAAAGGTGTCTGCACTCTGGTGGGGCCGTAAAGCAGTTGAAGGCCTGCCAGTCCCAGAAGACATATCCCGCCGTCATTTACGGGGTGACCTTTCAGCCCCTCTATCTTTATGGCCCGATTTTCGATTTTGCGGACCGTAATCCCGCAACGACCAGGGCAGAGAGTACAGGTAGAATTTACGTAACTGATCTCTCCATCTTCCGGCACCGGTGTCCACGGCCACATCTGACTCCATATGGAGCTGTCGTCCGTCAACTTCCACGGTAACGGCGAAAGGGTGGTCCCTGCTGCGCCGCCAATTAAAAACGACAAAAAACTTCTTCTGTCAATTTTCATCGCTGCTACCCCTTATAAAATCGCTGCGCGATTTTATATCACGCGGCTTCACCGCTCAATTTTTAGTTCTCCGCCTACGGCGGATAATGAATTCGCCAAATCTTAATAAAATCGCTGCGCGATTTTATTTGTGGCACACAAAACATGCATCTCTTTGGGTCTGAACGCTTTCACCTATGCCGGAAGGCGCTCCCATACCCGGAAAACTCACGGCAATAAGATTATCGATCAACCCGTTGATGGGTGTTTTAATATCTGTTCTTTGAACGGCGGTTTCTTTTTGGTGGCACTCGGCACAATCATCCATTTTCATCCGGTCCCAGCTATTCTTTTTGAAACCGCCGATACTCTTACCCCAGATGTCCCGGCTGTACCCGGTAATGCGGTTTTCTTCATAAACCCTCGAATTTTCGGATTCACCGATATGGCCGTGACAGGTCACGCAATCCATCCCCGCATTTTTAATATGGGCGACATGGGAAAAGAACACACAGTCGGGCTGTCGGGAGTATATCAACCACGGCACCTCTCTGTCTTTGGTCACATACTGTTCGACAAATTTGATTTCTTCGGGGCTTTCTCCCTGAACCTCCTGGTGGCAATCGA from Candidatus Desulfatibia profunda encodes the following:
- the nrfD gene encoding polysulfide reductase NrfD, which encodes MDSALIPKGVQRCPLWQFILFIGAVGAVLLWGVYAMLLCWFKGLNQTNMNDYYGFALWIWADLGVIAIGGGAFFTGLCRYIFGKDVLKSIINYAVLIGFICYSSALLILGIDVGQPLRGWFIFWHANVHSMLTEVAFCLSCYFGVLTIEYIPLVLENRQIDRVPFFHHLGHNMHEIMAVFAATGAFLSFFHQGSLGGVAGVLYGRPFAFREHLFIWPWTFFLFTWSAAACGPCFTILVTKITETITRKKLVKDEAIDMLAKIAGWMIFTYIIAKTIDTWYWATVTAPSNGYPLNFFYSNNPLYGYWILFAEIVLCGFVPAFILISKKLRRNKAALWVAVILGTGCALINRWAMVLQVMAVPVMSFDQWAMYIPSWQEIATTILPVAYGVILIAISHRYLPVFPDEAELNPIKPLPATLAQVEASMLETDQKLQPAEA
- a CDS encoding 4Fe-4S dicluster domain-containing protein, with amino-acid sequence MKKAKKYGMVIDLDKCTGCGSCMVACMAENNVPFKEDETDKLLSITWMRVYKLSNGKPFPEIQVCYLPRPCMHCEGQHEGHSPCVSVCPAIATDYSTETGIVSQIYTRCFGCRYCMASCPYHARYFNWWDPVWPDGMEKYLNPKVSPRMRGVVEKCSFCYHRYQLAKERAYMEGRRELAENEYQTACTQACPSGAIVFGDLNNPKHAVHKLKKDPHAFRLLERLGTNPKVYYLSSREWIRQAGDTYLKIQGKTEKAVHHG
- a CDS encoding molybdopterin-dependent oxidoreductase, with product MKIDRRSFLSFLIGGAAGTTLSPLPWKLTDDSSIWSQMWPWTPVPEDGEISYVNSTCTLCPGRCGITVRKIENRAIKIEGLKGHPVNDGGICLLGLAGLQLLYGPTRVQTPLKRAGARGSGHWQKISWNEAISEVVKQLGDLRAGGQPHTVGLITGSDCGTVPGLLARFMTVYGSPNMMRSPSMLDSYELTLHLMQGVQAVPGFDLENADFILSFGSGIIDGWGSPVRMFKANSNWRRNGGKVIQVEPRLSNTAAKSDRWIPIKPGTEGALALGLAHVIIQESLYRADFVDKHSAGFDDFKQLVLDKYSPPEVATITDIDEKDIVGLARDFARAAKPLAICGRGRGTLPGSLDEFTAVHALNALVGNINQKGGVWAVPEIDYINWPEVNMDAVAAAGMQNERLDGAGSNMYPHTRYLLDRLPEAIASKETSPLQALLVAGANPLYTMPDSTAVKKAFDKIPFVVSFASYMDETARHADLILPNHVYLERYEDIPTPAGLQKPMISLARPVVAPQLNTKHLGDVIICIAKALGGNIADAFPWSSYQTCLEVSLGDKWESLHAKGFWLDQNFMAPAWESSFETASRKFEFANKAAGFMPGFTPLKIEGEETSYPLVLIPYDSIQLASGFIGAPPFAIKTVADTVLKGKDVFVELNSETAGKYGLREGQSTLLSTPRGQAKVKVHLFDGIKPGIVALPRGLGHTAYDKFLAGKGINFNELIGPIEDPASGLDAAWGIMAKLSRA
- a CDS encoding cytochrome c3 family protein codes for the protein MSTSGENSKEISQEAASEVVTALSPETGNKEQGNGSGGFIILFFMLGLAASLILGWVIFPKLLYSQKKQPIDFNHALHVAEVDNGCESCHFLRADGTFSGVPKLAQCIDCHQEVQGESPEEIKFVEQYVTKDREVPWLIYSRQPDCVFFSHVAHIKNAGMDCVTCHGHIGESENSRVYEENRITGYSRDIWGKSIGGFKKNSWDRMKMDDCAECHQKETAVQRTDIKTPINGLIDNLIAVSFPGMGAPSGIGESVQTQRDACFVCHK